In Hydractinia symbiolongicarpus strain clone_291-10 chromosome 4, HSymV2.1, whole genome shotgun sequence, the following proteins share a genomic window:
- the LOC130641486 gene encoding WD repeat-containing protein 76-like, whose amino-acid sequence MLTRKKANEDYPVDEKKGTQKRKREGSDIEYESKKMVKKEEFPVKTEDSDHVDSDEYSDFEEFDSSRYDISEYELLRKKNIEKNMEMFEEFNVSQAKHEFNMTSKKKKTVSVEVVGLQSKKEKVVRPTIPTRRSLRIQKLEADPISFQPHYVFADPIVEHERKPEKMSMEVINDIEKSVCDSAVKTWSTINKVKTDNNNNIGSDFKRYQKDVKALVVQHVGKVTKHRIFSLAIHPMQEKVLAVAGDKRGGVGIWDVDSNNGKNEVFLFEPHSSPINCLKFAPFDCNKLFSCSYDGTIRFGDFQHQSFTQVYGFDEDEDKRFNYFAWPRNKPDMLLAAASTGQLLQIDTKSGKAENTYKLHQKSLRCVDCHPLKDEIFVAACFDGTVATWDLRMMSHQNNNFLSSFCAGKSVSTCFLSPESGDKLLLTSQDNYLRVFDVKKDGCFTTPPTWPIRHNNFTGRWLTTFRACWDPKTDNCFVCGSMSQPRQIDIFGCGLNGQLLSFNLQHEYLTSVGSVNVFHPVNNVLISGNASGKVFIWK is encoded by the exons ATGCTTACAAGAAAGAAAGCTAATGAG GACTACCCTGTTGATGAAAAGAAAGGTACCCAAAAGAGGAAAAGAGAG ggCTCTGACATAGAATATGAGAGCAAGaaaatggtaaaaaaagaagaattcccTGTAAAGACTGAAGATTCAGATCATGTTGACAGTGATGAATATTCTGACTTTGAAGAATTTGATTCTTCTCGATATGATATCTCTGAATATGAACTTTTGcggaaaaaaaacattgaaaagaatATGGAGATGTTTGAGGAGTTCAATGTTTCACAG GCAAAGCATGAATTTAATATGACttcaaagaagaagaagacagTAAGCGTTGAAGTAGTTGGTTTACAAAG caaaaaagaaaaagttgtaAGGCCTACCATACCAACAAGGAGGTCACTTCGCATTCAAAAGCTGGAAGCTGATCCAATATCATTTCAACCACATTATGTTTTTGCTGACCCTATCGTTGAACAT GAACGTAAGCCTGAAAAAATGTCTATGGAAGTTATCAATGATATAGAAAAATCTGTATGTGACTCTGCAGTCAAGACATGGAGTACAATAAACAAG GTTAAAactgacaacaacaacaacattggaTCTGACTTTAAAAG ATATCAAAAAGATGTCAAAGCTCTTGTAGTTCAACATGTTGGCAAAGTGACGAAACATCGGATTTTTTCTCTCGCCATACATCCAATGCAGGAGAAAGTGTTGGCTGTTGCTGGTGACAAGCGGGGTGGAGTTGGCATTTGGGACGTG GATTCTAACAATGGAAAAAATGAAGTCTTTCTGTTCGAACCTCATTCCAGCCCAATAAACTGTTTGAAATTTGCACCGTTCGATTGTAACAAGTTATTTTCATGCAGTTATGACGGTACGATACGTTTTGGAGATTTTCAGCACCAAAGCTTTACACag GTTTATGGCTTTGATGAGGACGAAGATAAAagatttaattattttgcatgGCCAAGGAATAAACCAGATATGCTACTAGCAGCAGCTAGCACTGGACAACTACTTCAGATCGATACTAAGTCCGG AAAAGCTGAGAACACATATAAGCTGCATCAAAAGAGTCTGCGTTGTGTGGACTGTCATCCGCTTAAAGACGAAATATTTGTTGCAGCCTGTTTCGATGG AACTGTTGCAACATGGGATTTGCGAATGATGTCACACCAAAACAACAATTTCTTATCCTCCTTCTGTGCTGGAAAATCTGtgtcaacttgttttttatcaCCTGAAAGCGGTGATAAATTATTGCTGACCTCACAAGATAACTATTTACG GGTATTCGATGTCAAAAAAGATGGATGCTTCACTACACCCCCAACGTGGCCAATACG CCACAACAACTTTACTGGGCGTTGGTTGACTACATTTCGAGCTTGTTGGGATCCCAAAACAGATAACTGTTTTGTTTGTGGTAGTATGTCACAACCTAGACAG attgataTTTTTGGATGCGGATTGAATGGTCAACTTTTGTCCTTTAATCTTCAACATGAATATCTGACATCAGTTGGATCTGTAAATGTTTTTCATCCAGTTAATAATGTACTTATATCAGGGAatgcttcaggaaaagtatttatcTGGAAATGA